A single window of Pseudarthrobacter psychrotolerans DNA harbors:
- the rpe gene encoding ribulose-phosphate 3-epimerase, which produces MSASPLKCCINPSILSADFVNLEAELARISNADAVHVDVMDNHFVPNLTIGLPVVERLQKVSPVPLDAHLMISNVDRWAPQFADAGLSSVTFHVEASGAPIKLARELRARGAKAGMALRPATPVEPYLDMLPELDMLLIMTVEPGFGGQAFLDVMLPKIRRARAAVEGSGVNVAVQVDGGITEETITRAAEAGANVFVAGSAVYGKPSPADAIESLRANGQLAFTSTSLHPNHTAHQPA; this is translated from the coding sequence ATGTCCGCATCACCTTTGAAGTGCTGCATCAACCCCAGCATCCTCTCGGCCGACTTCGTCAACCTCGAGGCCGAACTGGCCCGCATCAGCAACGCCGATGCCGTGCACGTGGATGTCATGGACAACCACTTCGTGCCGAATCTGACCATTGGCCTGCCTGTTGTGGAACGGCTGCAAAAGGTCAGCCCCGTGCCGTTGGACGCCCACCTGATGATTTCCAACGTGGACCGCTGGGCGCCACAGTTCGCCGACGCCGGCCTGAGCTCGGTGACATTCCACGTCGAGGCGTCCGGGGCCCCCATCAAGCTCGCCCGGGAACTTCGCGCTCGCGGGGCTAAAGCAGGCATGGCACTCCGCCCGGCCACCCCGGTGGAACCGTACCTGGACATGCTCCCCGAACTGGACATGCTGTTGATCATGACGGTGGAGCCGGGCTTTGGCGGCCAGGCATTCCTGGATGTCATGTTGCCCAAGATCCGCCGTGCCCGCGCGGCGGTCGAGGGTTCGGGGGTGAACGTGGCCGTCCAGGTCGACGGCGGCATTACGGAGGAAACCATCACCCGCGCCGCGGAGGCCGGTGCCAACGTCTTTGTGGCCGGATCCGCCGTGTACGGAAAGCCGTCGCCTGCGGACGCCATCGAGTCGCTGCGCGCGAACGGCCAGCTCGCCTTCACCTCAACATCACTGCACCCCAACCACACCGCACACCAACCAGCCTGA
- the tal gene encoding transaldolase, which translates to MTNATPTAQLSDAGVSIWLDDLSRERLASGSLQKLIDEKNVVGVTTNPSIFQAAITSGTDYDAKIAELAAQGAGVEETIFEITTTDVADACDLFAPVAAATNGVDGRVSIEVDPRLAWDTEGTVIEAKNLYKKVDKDNVLIKIPATLEGLAAITATLGEGISVNVTLIFSLERYRAVINAFQSGLEQAKENGHDLSRIHSVASFFVSRVDSEIDKRLDALGTDEAKALKGKAGVANARLAYQVYEELFSTERWAVLAAAGALPQRPLWASTGVKDPAYPDTLYVTELAAPGVVNTMPEKTLDATFDHGVVTGDTISGTYAESKAVLYALDALGISYNEVVALLESEGLEKFVTSWKELLADVEGALATARKAS; encoded by the coding sequence ATGACCAACGCAACACCCACCGCACAGCTGTCCGACGCCGGTGTGTCCATCTGGCTGGACGACCTTTCCCGCGAGCGGCTCGCCAGCGGCAGCCTGCAGAAGCTCATCGACGAAAAGAACGTCGTCGGCGTGACCACCAACCCGTCCATCTTCCAGGCCGCGATCACTTCCGGCACTGACTACGATGCAAAGATCGCCGAACTTGCCGCGCAGGGCGCCGGCGTCGAGGAGACCATCTTCGAGATCACCACCACCGACGTCGCCGACGCCTGCGACCTCTTCGCCCCGGTTGCCGCCGCCACTAACGGCGTTGACGGCCGAGTCTCCATCGAAGTCGACCCCCGTCTGGCCTGGGACACCGAAGGCACCGTCATTGAGGCCAAGAACCTGTACAAGAAGGTCGACAAGGACAACGTCCTCATCAAGATCCCGGCAACGCTCGAAGGCCTCGCGGCCATCACTGCAACCCTGGGCGAAGGCATCAGCGTCAACGTGACCCTGATCTTCTCCCTGGAGCGCTACCGCGCGGTCATCAACGCCTTCCAGTCCGGCCTTGAGCAGGCCAAGGAGAACGGCCACGACCTGTCCAGGATCCACTCGGTGGCATCGTTCTTCGTCTCCCGTGTGGACAGCGAGATCGACAAGCGCCTCGACGCGCTGGGCACCGACGAAGCCAAGGCGCTCAAGGGCAAGGCCGGCGTGGCCAACGCACGCCTGGCCTACCAGGTCTACGAAGAGCTCTTCTCCACCGAGCGCTGGGCGGTCCTGGCCGCAGCCGGCGCGCTCCCGCAGCGTCCCCTGTGGGCCTCCACCGGCGTCAAGGACCCGGCCTACCCCGACACCCTGTACGTCACCGAACTGGCAGCGCCCGGCGTCGTAAACACCATGCCGGAGAAGACCCTCGACGCCACCTTCGACCACGGCGTCGTCACCGGTGACACGATCTCCGGCACCTACGCCGAGTCCAAGGCCGTGCTGTACGCACTGGACGCCCTGGGCATTTCCTACAACGAGGTCGTCGCACTCCTCGAATCAGAAGGCCTGGAGAAGTTTGTCACCAGCTGGAAGGAACTGCTGGCCGACGTCGAAGGCGCCCTCGCCACCGCCCGGAAAGCATCCTGA
- the fbaA gene encoding class II fructose-bisphosphate aldolase: MPIATPEIYSEMIDRAKAGGYAFPAVNVTSSQTLNAALRGFVEAKSDGIIQVSTGGAAYWSGASTKDMVAGSLGFAAFAREVAKNYGVNIALLTDHCPKDKLDGFVLPLLAASEAEVKAGRNPIFNSHMWDGSHEPLNENLRTARELLERTAAAKMILEVEIGIVGGEEDGVENAINDKLYTTVEDALATIEALGAGENGRYITALTFGNVHGVYKPGGVKLRPELLKQIQAQVGAKLGKENPFDLVFHGGSGSSDQEIADAVSYGVIKMNIDTDTQYAFTRPVVDHMLKNYDGVLKIDGEVGNKKLYDPRVWGASAEAGMAARVTEATKQLGSAGKTF; the protein is encoded by the coding sequence ATGCCCATTGCAACCCCAGAGATCTACTCCGAGATGATTGACCGTGCCAAGGCCGGTGGCTATGCATTCCCGGCCGTTAACGTCACCTCCTCGCAGACGCTGAACGCCGCGCTGCGCGGGTTCGTCGAGGCGAAGTCCGACGGCATCATCCAGGTATCCACCGGCGGTGCCGCGTACTGGTCCGGCGCCTCCACCAAGGACATGGTGGCCGGTTCGCTAGGGTTCGCCGCGTTCGCCCGTGAAGTGGCCAAGAACTACGGTGTCAACATCGCGCTGCTTACCGACCACTGCCCCAAGGACAAGCTGGACGGTTTTGTCCTGCCGTTGCTGGCAGCTTCGGAGGCCGAGGTCAAGGCCGGCCGCAACCCGATTTTCAACTCGCACATGTGGGACGGTTCGCACGAGCCGCTGAACGAGAACCTGCGCACCGCCCGGGAACTTCTGGAGCGCACTGCCGCCGCGAAGATGATCCTCGAAGTTGAAATCGGCATCGTGGGCGGCGAGGAAGACGGCGTCGAAAACGCCATCAACGACAAGCTGTACACCACGGTCGAGGATGCCCTGGCCACCATTGAAGCCCTCGGCGCCGGCGAGAACGGCCGTTACATTACTGCCCTGACTTTCGGCAACGTGCACGGTGTGTACAAGCCGGGCGGTGTGAAGCTGCGCCCGGAGCTGCTCAAGCAGATCCAGGCGCAGGTGGGGGCGAAGCTTGGCAAGGAGAACCCGTTCGACCTCGTGTTCCACGGCGGTTCGGGCTCCAGCGACCAGGAGATCGCCGACGCCGTTTCCTACGGCGTGATCAAGATGAACATCGACACCGATACCCAGTACGCCTTCACGCGTCCGGTGGTTGACCACATGCTCAAGAACTACGACGGCGTCCTGAAGATCGACGGCGAAGTGGGCAACAAGAAGCTCTACGACCCCCGCGTCTGGGGTGCCTCCGCCGAGGCCGGCATGGCTGCCCGCGTCACCGAGGCAACCAAGCAGCTCGGTTCCGCCGGGAAGACGTTCTAG
- a CDS encoding cupin domain-containing protein → MSITFQPSELFEEDLEKSWLGPPFADVLSDDIAVRMSVPFTSDDSRIVSGVWEAAPGLSRWEFLDRGEVINVLEGRMVVTEDGRDPVTLEAGTAAVFPIGWRGTWEIQERIRKFFVIFAA, encoded by the coding sequence ATGAGCATTACTTTCCAGCCCAGCGAACTTTTTGAAGAGGACCTGGAAAAGTCCTGGCTTGGCCCGCCCTTTGCCGACGTGCTGAGCGACGACATTGCAGTGAGGATGTCCGTTCCGTTCACCAGCGATGACTCGCGCATTGTGTCTGGAGTCTGGGAAGCCGCACCAGGCCTCTCCCGGTGGGAGTTCCTGGATCGCGGTGAGGTGATTAACGTCCTTGAGGGCCGGATGGTGGTCACTGAGGACGGCCGTGATCCCGTCACCCTGGAGGCCGGGACTGCCGCCGTCTTCCCCATTGGATGGCGTGGGACTTGGGAGATCCAAGAGCGGATCAGAAAGTTCTTTGTCATCTTCGCGGCCTGA
- a CDS encoding ribose-5-phosphate isomerase, with amino-acid sequence MRVHIATDHAGMELSSHLITALSANGYEMVDHGPAAYDAEDDYPEFCIKAASAVAADQAAGVDALGIVLGGSGNGEQIAANKVKGVRAALAWNLDTAKLAREHNDANVVAVGGRQHTVKEATELIEAFLAEPFSKAERHERRIGKIATYEATGEIAE; translated from the coding sequence ATGCGCGTTCATATCGCAACCGACCACGCCGGCATGGAGCTCAGCTCCCACCTCATCACCGCACTGTCTGCCAACGGCTACGAGATGGTGGACCACGGGCCTGCGGCCTATGACGCCGAGGACGATTACCCGGAATTTTGCATCAAAGCGGCGTCCGCCGTCGCGGCCGACCAGGCCGCTGGCGTGGACGCCCTCGGGATAGTGCTGGGCGGATCGGGCAACGGCGAGCAGATCGCCGCGAATAAGGTCAAAGGCGTGCGCGCGGCCTTGGCCTGGAACCTGGACACGGCCAAGCTGGCCCGCGAACACAACGACGCCAACGTGGTGGCCGTGGGCGGGCGCCAGCACACGGTTAAGGAGGCCACCGAACTGATCGAGGCATTCCTGGCGGAACCATTTAGCAAGGCCGAGCGCCACGAGCGCCGCATCGGCAAAATCGCCACCTATGAAGCCACCGGCGAAATTGCCGAATAA
- the tkt gene encoding transketolase translates to MPSSTTNSATLDWTPADERAVDTARVLAADAVEKVGNGHPGTAMSLAPAAYLLFQKLMRHAPRDPDWLGRDRFILSPGHSSLTLYIQLFLSGYGLELDDLKALRTWDSLTPGHPEYKHTAGVEITTGPLGQGLASSVGFAYSQRRMRGLFDADAAEGTSPFDHTIWVIASDGDIQEGVTSEASSLAGHQELGNLVVIYDENHISIEDDTDISFTEDVLKRYEAYGWHTQRVDWTETGEYVEDVQELYSALLAAKAETSKPSIISLRTIIGYPAPKKQNTGKIHGSALGADEVAGLKEVLGFDPAKSFDVDQDVLAHARAVVDRGAAARSEWDSSFEAWQSANPEGAALLERIEAKKLPAGLDAVLPVFEAGKDVSTRAASGKVLNALGPVMPELWGGSADLAESNNTTIEGSASFIPASRSTDAWKGNPYGRVLHFGIREHAAASIVNGISLHGRTRAFSGTFLIFSDYQRPAIRLSALMGVPSIYVWSHDSIGLGEDGPTHQPVEQLATLRAIVGLDVVRPGDANEVGIAWKTMLENHENPAGIILTRQNVPTFARSEGAAEGDTFASPAEVAKGGYVLAEASKDGATVPAQVLLIATGSEVQLAVQAREALQAEGIAARVISMPCVEWFNKQDAAYRESVLPAAVKARVSVEAGLALGWREFVGDAGRSISLEHYGASADYKRLFQEFGITAEAVAAAAKDSLAAARS, encoded by the coding sequence CAACACTCGACTGGACGCCCGCGGACGAGCGCGCCGTGGACACAGCCCGTGTTTTGGCCGCGGATGCCGTCGAGAAGGTCGGCAACGGCCACCCCGGCACGGCCATGAGCCTCGCACCGGCCGCCTACCTCCTCTTCCAGAAGCTGATGCGCCACGCCCCCCGTGACCCGGACTGGCTGGGACGGGACCGTTTCATCCTCTCACCCGGCCACTCCTCGCTGACCCTGTACATCCAGCTGTTCCTGTCCGGCTACGGCCTGGAACTGGACGACCTTAAGGCGCTGCGCACCTGGGATTCCCTGACGCCGGGCCACCCGGAGTACAAGCACACCGCCGGCGTCGAAATCACCACCGGCCCGCTGGGCCAGGGCCTTGCCTCCTCGGTGGGCTTCGCCTACTCACAGCGCCGGATGCGCGGCCTGTTCGACGCCGACGCCGCCGAGGGCACGTCCCCGTTTGACCACACCATCTGGGTCATCGCCTCCGACGGCGACATCCAGGAAGGCGTGACCTCCGAGGCTTCCTCCCTGGCCGGGCACCAGGAACTGGGCAACCTCGTAGTGATCTACGACGAGAACCACATCTCCATTGAGGACGACACCGACATCTCCTTCACCGAAGATGTCCTGAAGCGTTACGAGGCCTACGGCTGGCACACCCAGCGCGTGGACTGGACCGAGACGGGCGAATACGTCGAAGACGTCCAGGAGCTGTACTCCGCGTTGCTCGCCGCGAAGGCCGAGACGTCCAAGCCCTCCATCATTTCGCTGCGCACCATCATCGGCTACCCGGCACCCAAGAAGCAGAACACCGGCAAGATCCACGGTTCCGCCTTGGGCGCAGATGAAGTGGCAGGCCTCAAGGAGGTTCTCGGCTTCGATCCGGCCAAGTCCTTCGACGTGGACCAGGATGTCCTGGCCCACGCCCGTGCAGTCGTCGACCGCGGTGCGGCTGCCCGCAGCGAATGGGATTCCTCGTTCGAGGCGTGGCAGTCGGCTAACCCTGAGGGCGCTGCTTTGTTGGAGCGGATCGAAGCCAAGAAGCTTCCCGCCGGACTCGATGCAGTCCTGCCGGTCTTCGAAGCAGGCAAGGATGTCTCCACCCGGGCAGCGTCGGGCAAGGTCCTGAACGCGCTGGGCCCGGTCATGCCCGAACTGTGGGGCGGTTCGGCTGACCTCGCCGAGTCCAACAACACCACCATCGAGGGATCGGCGTCGTTCATCCCGGCCTCCCGCTCCACCGATGCGTGGAAGGGTAACCCGTACGGCCGCGTCCTGCACTTCGGCATCCGTGAGCACGCCGCGGCGTCGATCGTGAACGGCATCTCGCTGCACGGCCGGACCCGCGCTTTTTCCGGCACGTTCCTGATCTTCAGCGACTACCAGCGCCCCGCCATCCGCCTCTCCGCACTCATGGGCGTCCCGTCCATCTACGTGTGGTCCCACGACTCCATCGGCCTCGGTGAGGACGGCCCCACCCACCAGCCGGTGGAACAGCTCGCTACCCTGCGCGCCATCGTGGGCCTGGACGTTGTCCGTCCCGGCGACGCGAACGAGGTGGGCATAGCGTGGAAGACCATGCTGGAGAACCACGAGAACCCGGCAGGCATCATCCTGACCCGTCAGAACGTTCCCACCTTCGCCCGCAGCGAGGGCGCGGCCGAGGGCGACACCTTTGCTTCCCCTGCCGAGGTGGCCAAGGGCGGCTACGTGCTGGCCGAGGCATCCAAGGACGGCGCTACCGTCCCGGCCCAGGTGCTCCTGATCGCCACCGGCTCCGAGGTGCAGTTGGCCGTCCAGGCCCGCGAAGCCCTCCAGGCCGAAGGCATCGCCGCCCGCGTCATCTCCATGCCGTGCGTTGAGTGGTTCAACAAGCAGGACGCCGCTTACCGCGAGTCCGTGCTGCCCGCCGCCGTCAAGGCCCGGGTTTCCGTGGAGGCCGGCCTGGCCCTGGGCTGGAGGGAATTCGTCGGCGACGCCGGCCGTTCCATCTCGCTCGAGCACTACGGTGCTTCGGCAGACTACAAGCGCCTTTTCCAGGAGTTCGGCATTACCGCGGAGGCTGTTGCCGCGGCTGCCAAGGACTCCCTCGCCGCGGCCCGCAGCTAA
- a CDS encoding glyceraldehyde-3-phosphate dehydrogenase — protein sequence MVREALAEAMIPVIGRLYRDNNVVTSIHGRNLVNKSTMNILKAHRFARRVEKDELLLEETAPMLNTLAQLELGPATIDIALLNQKFKEKGNGSALEDFLRTELAGLVGKRGADDRSSTDVVLYGFGRIGRLLARLLIEKAGGGHGLRLRAIVVRKGSDKDLTKRASLLRRDSVHGPFQGTIRINEAANTITANGVQIQVIYSDNPATIDYTAYGIKDALLVDNTGRWRDAEGLSQHLQSKGVARVLLTAPGKGDLKNIVHGINHGTIEDTDRIVSAASCTTNAITPVLKAINYKFGVLHGHVETVHSFTNDQNLIDNFHNGDRRGRSAALNMVITETGAAKAVAKALPELLGKLTGSSIRVPTPDVSLAILNLSLENGTTKDEINNYLREMSLHSDLRRQIDYIDSPEVVSTDFVGSRRAGIVDGLSTISNGKNLVLYVWYDNEFGYSCQVVRVMEEMAGVNRPVFPATDVVEEAMSVLAAVG from the coding sequence ATGGTCCGGGAGGCTCTCGCCGAGGCCATGATTCCGGTGATCGGCCGGCTGTACCGCGATAACAACGTGGTGACCAGCATTCACGGCCGGAACCTGGTCAACAAGTCCACCATGAACATCCTCAAGGCACACCGTTTCGCGCGCCGGGTTGAGAAGGACGAATTGCTCCTGGAGGAGACTGCCCCGATGCTGAACACCTTGGCGCAGCTGGAGCTCGGCCCGGCCACGATCGACATCGCCCTCCTGAACCAAAAATTTAAGGAAAAAGGCAACGGTTCCGCCCTCGAGGACTTCCTCCGCACGGAACTCGCCGGCCTCGTGGGCAAGCGCGGCGCTGATGACCGCAGCAGCACCGACGTCGTGCTCTACGGCTTTGGCCGGATCGGCCGGCTCCTGGCCCGCCTCCTGATCGAAAAGGCAGGTGGCGGCCACGGCCTGCGCCTGCGTGCCATCGTGGTGCGCAAAGGTTCGGACAAGGACCTCACCAAGCGCGCCAGCCTCCTGCGCCGCGACTCGGTCCACGGTCCATTCCAGGGCACTATCCGGATCAACGAGGCTGCCAACACCATCACCGCGAACGGCGTCCAGATCCAGGTCATCTACTCGGACAATCCCGCCACGATCGACTACACCGCTTACGGCATCAAGGATGCCCTGCTGGTGGACAACACGGGCCGCTGGCGTGACGCCGAGGGTCTGTCCCAGCATCTGCAGAGCAAGGGCGTAGCCCGCGTCCTTCTGACCGCGCCGGGCAAGGGCGACCTGAAGAACATTGTGCATGGCATCAACCACGGCACCATCGAGGACACGGACCGGATCGTGTCCGCGGCGTCCTGCACCACGAACGCCATCACCCCGGTCCTGAAGGCCATCAATTACAAGTTCGGCGTGCTTCACGGGCACGTGGAGACCGTCCACTCCTTCACCAACGACCAGAACCTGATCGACAACTTCCACAACGGCGACCGGCGCGGCCGCTCCGCCGCGCTGAACATGGTGATCACCGAGACCGGTGCCGCCAAGGCAGTAGCCAAAGCCCTGCCCGAACTGCTCGGAAAGCTCACCGGCAGCTCCATCCGCGTCCCCACCCCTGACGTTTCCCTGGCGATCCTGAACCTGAGCCTCGAAAACGGCACCACCAAGGACGAGATCAATAACTACCTCCGCGAGATGTCGCTGCACTCGGACCTGCGCAGGCAGATCGATTACATCGATTCGCCCGAAGTGGTTTCCACGGACTTCGTTGGCTCCCGCCGCGCCGGCATCGTCGACGGACTCTCAACCATCTCCAACGGCAAGAACCTGGTCCTCTACGTCTGGTACGACAACGAGTTCGGCTACAGCTGCCAGGTAGTCCGGGTCATGGAAGAGATGGCCGGCGTGAACCGGCCGGTCTTCCCCGCCACGGATGTCGTTGAGGAGGCCATGTCGGTGCTTGCCGCCGTGGGATAG